The DNA region attgatgacttgtttaaTCAGTTACAGGGAGCTGCTCTGTTCTCgaaaattgacttaaggtcagggtatcatCAGTTAAAGATTCGGGCAGAGGATGTTCCTAAAATCGCTTTTGGGACCAGGTATGGGAACTATGAGTTTTTGGTTATGCCTTTTGCGAATGCCCCAGctgcgttcatggatttgatgaatcgtgtgttTAAGCCCTATCTAGACTCATTCGTAATAgagttcattgatgatattctggtgtactcttggagtaaggaagagcatgagaaatatttgaaaattgctCTTGGGGTGTTGCGAGAGAATAAGCTATATGccaaattctccaagtgtgaattctggtaGTCTTATGTGgctttcttggggcatgttatttcgaAAGAGGGTGTTATGGTGGAatatgaacatcagaaacctgggggtacacttcagaggatgcccattcctgagtggaagtgggaaagaatagccatggattttatggtgggtcttccaaagacgttggggaagtttgattccatttgggttattgttgacagattgactaagtctgcccactttatttcggtgaagataacttatgatgtGGAGAAATTGGCTAAAGTGTACATTCGTGAGGTGCTTAGACTTCAcggggttcctatctccatcgTGTCCGACAGGGGCACCACGTTCACATCCAGGTTTTGGGAGTGTTTGCATGAGGAGTTAGGTACGAAGTTATATCTTAGCACAACCTTCCACCCTCAGACTGGCGGGCAGTCTGAGTGGACTATTTAGGTTCTTGAAGATATGCTTCGAGCGTGcgtgattgattttggtgggcattgggatcagttcttgccTTTGGTCGagtttgcctacaataatagctatcactcgagtattgatatggcctcatttgaggcgttgtatggaaggaggtgtaggtctcctattggatggtttgatgcgtTCGAGGTGAGGTCGTGGGGTACAGATCTTCTGAGAGAGTccctagagaaggtgaaggtgattcaagccatGCTTCTGGCAGCGCAGAGTAGGCAGAAGGAGTATGCGAACCGCAAAGttcgagatcttgagtttgaggaaggagagcaagtgttgttgaaggtctcacccatgaagggtgtgatgaggtttgggaagaagggcaagcttaccCCAAGGTACATTGGTCCGTTTAAGATCCTCAAACGTGTGGGAGAAGTGTCTTACAAGTTGGCTTTTCCTCCGGGTCTATCAGGCATTCATCCGGTGCTCTATGTGTCGATGTTGAAAAGGTACCATGGTGATGGTTCCTACATAATCCGTTAGGATTCGATTTTGCTAGATGAGAATTTGTCGTATGAGGAAGAGCTCGTTACTATCTTAGACAGggatgttcgcaagttgaggtccaaggaaatagcttcTGTGAATCGTCCGATGgaagaagctacttgggaaacagaaTCTGATATGCGTAGCAAGTACCCTCAGCTTTTCACCGAGACAGGTAACTCCTCCCTAGATTTCTCATCTTTGTccattcggggacgaacggtGTTTTACTTGGTCTTTCGTGTAACaacccttccggtcgttatgggaaatataggatcaccccaccaaatagaacctttccaagggtagaacgagtcGGTAAGAACTCGATTTTGTAAGCTTCTGAAATTTGACTTGTGATTGTTATTTTATTGTATTGAGTCCGTCGGGGGGTGACATAGAAAAATAGaactccgttggaaattttgaggccatgggtggattcgtagggcgtctTTATGTTTATGCACatgtttattttgtgtttttgagaccttggatgaaatgttgggtgataggaggaaaaactggacaaaaagtcgagctcactgcccaaaatggACCGCTGCGGCGATAGCGATACCGCTATAGCCGCACCTTGGCCGCTTCCAGGGGCCATCCATATTCTCGGTGGTAGTTGTGGCGGGCGGTGGACTGCTATGGCGACACTGCTATAGCAGTGGAcagaccgccatagcggtcaagCGGATTTCCcttggtccgctatagcggtcacttgaccgctatagcgggaccgctgtagcggcatTATGACAGCTGCAGCGATCGACATAAAAAAGTAGCCCGAATTTTATATACTTAGTCTCATATTCTCTTttcacaaaacaccaacacacttcccaacaagcacctaggaTGAATTTTTAAGCTAGGGAAAGATACTTTggagaggtaagttccattaattccaTTCTATCATTCCATCCTCCTTCCTTATTGTTATCCccttcatgggtctttaatggtgaaattgaaatagaagtCCTAGAATGTTAATAAAACTTCTacacttgatgggttatggttattatcacctagttatcatctaaatgcCTTGGTTAGTTGCTCTtgatcataaattgaacatttagagtcataaactaagtgattggagacctagggttctataaaaatggcgTCTTGaccataaaaactgcttgtagtgggaatattgatagaatgttgttTTAGATTGATGGTTAATAATTACTAAGGCCCTTGATAGGTTGCTTAACACCTAGAAAATCGTCCACCCTTTAGAATGGggtaaagggaagggtattcttgcatTGATGCTTGTGTTTGAgtaattgtgactcattgagccttctatttctagactttgagcgttctgaggctttaaggaaaggaaaggctgtagCGGAGTGACTTGCGTTATCCCAGCTctacattgaggtaggttacggtctacttgagttagactttggttagttgattgtatgtttgtcAATTATCTagaagaaagcatgtctagttttcatgcatgattTTTTGTGTCTAAATTCCTATGTGATTatgattgagtgattgtgtaggcttcaTGCCACTATTCCTGTGTGTTGATTCTGCAGTGaatgtattgtgatgagaagctaatatgatcttctcgagGGTACTGTGATATGGAATAATgatttgagtattgatattgagaaggtaagaaacactgttttgaaagaggtatggaaaggcacatatgtgacctagattttaggttcgtggtccgaggttagttCCGGAAATGAGAGGTACGttgatatgtcccgcgtccgaggtttgTTCCGGAGCGGAGGGTTATGCTCGGGTCCTAGAAGTGTTCCTAAAcgggtggtacatggacaccatgggtcccctgcaggtcatgactactaaccaatgacatcagttagcatgtgtgtatagtgAGTGTGGTCATTGTGGTAGCTTATTTCCGTTGTggcttacgtgattgtgattcttgacattcttggtgatttgattgtgattacCCTTGGTTGACTTGCCGTGGTTTTTGATATTCATGTttgttgactggcttgtttattctattgattttatgaattatgcatgatactaatcttactcggcctatgatatctaccagtacatagtgtttgtactgatactacctggctgcattctttgagtgcagattgtgatacgGAGACTGCTACCCGCCCTCATATCTAGCTTGGAGGACGTTTGCCGATAGATTTAGGGGGAGCTTCTTCCATGCCAGGCTGCCCGAAGATCTTCTCTTATGATGTTTTTTCTCATTCTGGacattatgaatttattagtcagatttcattccttagatatgttttagattagagtcttGTACGATGACTACCCTCCTATTTTGCCAAATTTGAAACTTAGGTAAGTGCTTTTTAAATttggattttggggattttataatagttagaacttccgcacttatttcagtattttatggcatgacttattttgttcatttgatgtttgaatgagtaataactgattagtttggttaatataaaatggGATTTGAATGGATAGAtgtcttgtgtgttggttcacccactaggatttagttgggtgccagtcatggcgggttggatcgtgacataaAATCAAGGAATTGACAATCGAACTAAAtaaatataaggtaaatataaAGCGATTTAGCTTGAGCCGAATGAGCTTGTAAGGAATCCTTCAATATATTGACTCCAGATGAACAATTTAGCTTCAATGAGCTTAAGTATCCGGTACAAAGAATAGTAGAGAAAAGCTTATAAAATGCTTAtagaaattatacaaaaattatacaaaTGGTGTTTAATTAGTGAGAGTCGTCCTTCAATCGTGAGATTATGATCCTTTTATAGATACATATCATCAACCATTCATCTGTCAATTAATCACCACATAATGAATAGTTATGGGTAATTAGTGTCATTTATTGCAAAGACGTTACACTCGGATAAGCAATTGGTCCGGATTCATAACGTGCGAACCCCTCCGTATCAATTGCTATGAATCGATTGCTCCGATATTTAAATGATGTCTTGTTCCTTCGGTTATATCTCACAGCGAACTACTTCCAATTTCGTCATTATCCACATGTCCACGTCACCTCAAGTCACGTGTAAATACAGAAGTTTTTTACCCTATACAGTTTCAATAGTGAATCACCGAGAAAAAGAGTGGCAAATACTAAATATGATAGCCTCGGCTACTGCTACAAGTCTTTAACCAATTATAAACTTTGTGCATGACAATGTATAATTTTCTTATACCATTGAGTTGACTTGACTTGCAACATGTAgttatttatatcaaatataatgTGGTGACACTAAAAATAGAGTGAATAATTTACAGTAATTATACACGATAATGCAATTATTTACGATGTCAATCAGTGGTGGAGCCATAAACTTCATTAAAGGaattcaactttttaaaaaataggttATATCAAGTtaccttttcaaatcaaaaggATTCAACCCTTGTATTTACCATGCGTTTGTTATTTTTGACTCGTAATATACATGTCTAATAAGTAAACATTTTGAACAAGGGGTATTATATGAATTACCTCCTCCTCTATCTTTTCAGTTTTGTCAATTTCAAATAACCAAACAAGTACTCCAATAATGACATTCTAATTTCCTTACTAACGTGCCTTTTGCAGGAACTTCATAAGGACTTATGTAATGTTAAAACCatcatttcttattttttatcaacAAACATGACTCTCAGTCTACGGGACGTGGAGAAAGCAGGTTAAAACCAGTCATTTGTAAAGATACATTTAACTCTATTAAAAACAcataagggtgtgttcggtatggagaaaaatgtttttctgaaaaatgtgttcttgaaaaaataagtgaattctatgtattttctcatgttcggttgggtagtgaaaaataagtgaatttttttcttaatttctgaTGTTCGATTGGTTGATAGAAACATGTTTCGAAAAATACCACCCGTGCTCCACTAACCCCACGCCCCATTACTACACCAACACCCAGCACTGCCTTCTCCTTGCCCCCGCCCCTCCACTCCCCGACCAAATCCCCCCCCACCCGCCCCCCCACACCACGTCACTGCCAATCGCACCCCCGCCAACCACCACCCTCCAACCATCATCTTCGCCACCACTAACCTTTCACTCTGCCCAACCCTCCATGACCTACCccctcccaaattttctatttcataatattttatttaaccTTTATAAAAAGTGGGAACCCACTatccctcaccaccacccaccccacacCAAATTTAGCCAAGCaaacttttcatatttataaattttttataagggtaaaattaaatatgaagtagaaaattcggGGGTGTTTTGGGGAGGGAGGGTCGGTATGTGGGAgtaatttttttggagggggtgggggtgtcttagaaaaccaaaaaaaaaaagatggataGGGTGTTGGGGAGCGGCGGCGGGGTGGTTCATAGAGAacgaaaaaaaagggggagcggggggggggggggggggggggggaaggatgtCGTAAGAAAACCAAAATCCAAAACTTCttttagagaaaaataatttttttagagCGAGTGTTGGGGAGTGGAGGTCGAGTATCAGGGTAGAGGACTAGTAGGGGGCCGCGAGGATTTCTTGTCCGTATTAGGAGTATTATTATCTTTGTTCACTCGCTTATTTTTTAGATCTCTCATATAGCTagcttgtttctttctttaatgTCTTTTATCTTATTATACGTTGCTATTACTgtctattattattgttgtcttgGCACCTTCTCTAGGCGAAAAGATTTATTGGAAGCAGTCtccctacctcccaaggtaggagTAAGCTCTACCATACGATCCTAAGCTCTGGCCTTCAGCGTAGCTGGGATTACAGCTGAGTAatcttctttgttgttgttaggTGGGGAGTGTCGACGAGGGGGTGTCGTGAGGGTGCGTGGTGTAAAAGCCaaacaaaaaaagtttttaaaacattttttttaagaaaaactaatatttttttggaggggcactacaaaaaaaagaataagatcTTCGGAGTGGGTCACCTCTCATGAATTATATCCTTTTAGCTTTAAAACTTCacaaacttcattcatttttccttcaagaaaaTATAAGGAAAAGGAGAAATGGCCATTTATGGATTCCAACAAAGAAATATAATAGTGTCATAATACGGCCTAGTTTAGATTTGCTGTTTCATCAATGTGGAAACAGAGTTTTACCCCAAAAGAGCAACTATTGTAAATTTGAATTCAAGTAAAATATGAGCTTTCCAGAGCACAAAGTACTTTAAAAGAAGAATTTGCAATAAGCAGAAAATGAAGATGCAAGGCAGAAGATTCTAGATTTGATCTTTGGGAAAAAGATTCGGCAAAATTGAACAGCTACAACTAAACATTCCAAAGGTTTTAAAATCGAAATAAGAAAGTAAGAATGCTAAACAACATTGCTGAGAGAATTTGTTTTCCTAAATTGATCTTTGAGTCGGTAATACataaaacaaatcaaaacagCGAGGACAGAATAGAGCGGCCTAGAGCGTGCTATGAGACTCAGTAATCAGAGATCACAGCAGTACAAGAAATCGAGCCATCTGACACTTCAAGAGATCACCAATAGCTTCCTCCAAGAAAAGGGAAACAGAAACAGATGTGAGGGGGGCAGATTACAGCGTGAACTATGACCAGGAATATCCTCAGACCTACTGTTGATCACAAAATTGAACAGGCCCTTTGagactttcctttctttttcttcgcCTTGGGTGGCTGGAGCACAACTTTAATGGCAGCATCAAAGACTCCTTTTACATTCTGCAGCAACAACATTTCAGATCAtgtactttaaaaaaaaaagagcttttttcatttttggcccatCGGCCAAAATTAATTACGGGCGCTAGCCAAAATAAACAGAAcatatacactgattatgtatatgatatgtatatttttacttaatatacattacatatacatttgCCGGCTATAGAGGGGCCCCTAAAGGTAATTATCCCTTAATAAAATGCACCGAAAAGATGTTGAACACAAGAAACAAGAAGCTCTAAAGGAAACACACCTCCTGTGTTTTTGAACTACATTCAATGTAGGAAGGTGCATTAATTGTCTTCCTCAGCTCCTCACCCTTTACGTTAGAATAAGAAGTAAATTAAATACTAAAATGACAAGCAAGATACACAGCATACTCCACTAAAGCAACTCAAAGGGAGGAAAGTTGCAGTGACCATTACCTGAGCAGTAGTAATTGGCACAGCACCAGGATGGTCAATGAAGAATTGCTTATCATCCCGAAGATCTAAGTTCAATACAGGTGAAAAGTAGGacaaaatatgtatatgaataatCCTCtcagaacgaataagaaagggTATAGCagaactagaaaaaaaaaagacataaaaagtttgaaaacaaaacattagAACATGAGTACACTTGGCACATAGGATATATACTAATtcttaaaagagaaaaatggcAGTTTGAAGCATAAACAAAACATGCTGTTGTATTACAACCTACAACCGGAATAGGCATACAAACTAGCAGTAAAAGATAAGAGATGTTACACTTCAAGGAAAACCCCTTGTATTtcgttttctattttttctttggCAAGGATAACTTATTTCCAACTATACTAATGTGTCCTTGTATAGATGAAATAGGTCATTATTTTTTAGGTGATATAAGCCAGCATTACAACATAAGATGACGATTGCTCCactataatatattttcttgttttatacaGAGATGATCAGCTCCTTctgaaaaatcattttaaaagtaaaatggAAATATCACAGAGACCATTGACCATAACCTCATGAAGATTTACAAATAAACCCAAGATCAAATCGTATGAATAGAACTTTACCGAGTTTTGTTCCAACAAGCACTATAGGGACACCAGGGGCATAATGCTTTAACTCAGGAATCCACTGGAAAATAATCAACAAAGCAAAATAAATTTCTAAGAACCAACAACAAAgaggaaaaacaaaacaaaacaaagaggaaaaaggaaatGTTACACCACCTTCTTGGAAACATTTTCATAACTGGCTTTACTGATGAGAGagaatgccaaaatgaaaaCATCAGCTCCACGATAACTCAGAGGTCTTAGCCTATTGTAATCCTCCTGTCCTGTAATATGTATAGACATCATATAAATATGGATTGCAAGTATATTGGTAGTAGCAATATGTGGATAAGAATACATCcataaataaatagaaattaGAAGCTTTctgcaaaaatataaaataaaggagtACAGTAAATAGTTACCAGCAGTATCCCACAACCCTAAGTTGACAGTTGCCCCATTGACAACCACATTTGCACTGAAATTGTCAAACACAGTTGGCACATAATCCTGTCAAACATTGCAATAGACGAGACAAAAAATTGATGTCAAATTTAAGAAAGCGGGATAGCAAAACTTCTCAGCACATAGTACAGtataaagaaaaaatttgatCATGTGAtcgaatttcaaaaaaaaaaagatacactGCAAGTGATGCCTTATGTGATAACACCGTAATTAAGTTGCAACAATGTAAAGTAGCAAAGAGCGAAAGCCATAATATCTGATACGAATGTCACCAAGTTTATCTCGAAAAGCAATCAATTTCGTCATTTTCACCTTGAATTATCATAACTGGATGGGAAAGAGGCCACATAAAGAAAGAGGACACACACGGTATGCCACAAATTTTTGCCTCGAAAAGATCAAAAACAAGACAGGACTGGTACTGCATGACAAGATATTAGTCATATATAGATAACGGGAAAGGTCCAAATATGCCCTTAAAGTATTTGAAATTGAGCATATATTCCCCTTATTAATAGTTTAGGCCACATAATCTCTTACGTTTATAGTttgtccaaatatacccttaaaGTATGCGAAATTGAGTTCATATGCCACAAAAACTTTTCCTCGAAAAGAATGAAAACAAGATACGAACGGTAATGCAAGACAAGATACTAAACCAATTCACATGCCTGTGCAGAATTCAAGAGACCCCAATTTCGTCTAGAAAGGAGGGAGTTTAAAAGGTAGCTAGGTAGCTAACTTAGACATGATTTTAAAAGGTAGTTAGTTTAAAAGGTAGAGAAGTTGTTTCTTCAATGTGAATTACTATATGTTGCTTCATTTGTTCTGTATCTTGCTATTCTGTTGTCTTCATTTAAAAGTAAGGGTACAGTCTGCATACATATTACCTTCTCGAgatcccacttgtgggattaaaCTAGGTATGTTCAGAGGCGAATTCAGGATTTCAAAAGGATGGGTTCACCATTAGTTATGGggcttttttatttcttttgcctttGGTTCGCAGCTTAGCGCCTATGGGAAGCTCAGGTTCAATCCCAAGACCCTGAGGAAATAAACACAGCCCCTAACCGGTGATCTACTTGGCCTGATTTCACCAtgtgtttctttaattaatattagatatattttcagaattatacacataatatatcgagtttagtcgagtgaccatgtgttcacgtgatcCAAATTTGATACCTAAATTCGCctctgggtatgttgttgttgttgttgcttacCAATATATTCATGAATTCAGGCATGACAAAGAATCAATACTAAAAACAATTGCAAGATTCTTTCCATCCCAAACCAAAAAATTCTTGTCATAAAATTACTGCCGCATTGCATCACCAAAATGAACGTTAGCAAGAACagaacaacataacaacaactatatcCAATTTccttaaaagaagaagaagacaaaccGTGGGGAAAGTATTGCTGGTGTAGGAAATCAAGAGACAAGTTTTGCCAACTGCACCATCACCAACGGTGACACACTTTATGAACCTAGATGCACTCATTTTCTCAGATCTTCAAAGAAGACCTGATTTTTCTTCTATtaatcaagaaaatggaattatGGGCTTTCTCCAATTCCTCTCAATCACACATTTCTGTAGCCAAGAAGAATCACACACACAAATGAAAGAAACAAAGGAGGAAACCCCAACCCTAAAATTCCAAGAAATGGGATTCTCAAAGATAAATGTAAAGGGAGAAATGGGTTAACAGAGAAATTAAGGGATCAAAAGATGTAGAgactagagagagagagaaatgcaTGAATGAATGGTATAGAgagtaatatattttttaagccGGGAAATAATGCCGTTGAAGCGTTCGCTAAAGAAGTGAGTGACCAACAAAAAACTTGTCTAATTCTTCAACGCGTTTCTCGCAAGACATGTGCGGGGTGCGCCTCAGCTAATTCAACAAGGGACCCTTGTCCTTGTTTTGTGGAATCCGGCAATCTGTTCtccaccaacatacataattctaCAAGTTTTAACTAAGCCCGTCAACCGGTTAAGCGGAACGGACCGTGCCGATTACTGAACCGGCAGGTTtcggttaaaaaaaaatcggcCACGCTAACGATTCCGGTTCTGGTTTTAAATCAAAATCGAACCAGTCCGGTTCAAATACgtccaaaaccccttttttttttaattttttgtatagtatatatatatattatagtatttattagtatatttaggtatatttacatatgttatataagtttataagtaaagtttaaatattttgactaaCGAGGTAATTAAGTCGGCAATACaacatatacgtgtatatatatatatatatatatatatatatatatatatatatatatatatatatagttatatctTAAgccttaagttatactacatatatatatagtaagaatatacttattatatatatcaatatacttaggttatataacatatatatatatatatatgtttatatatatatacggaaaagTAGTAATTATATAAGGAGGAGGTTTTTAGCCagtttctaatatatatatatatatatatgtctttttatatatatattagttatatgcttaagccttaagttatactatatacctaaaatatatatatatacttattatatatatcaatatacttaggttatataacttatatatatatatattatatgtttaagttatatatatattaatatatatatgtttaagttatatgtatactatattactatatatatatatatatatatatatatatatataatatataatataacatataataaatatatatatatatagtatacttataacttatatatatatatatatttatagcttaatttttttctaagtttataaattagtatatacgtatatatatatatatatatatatatgtttaagttataagtatatttatattataatatatagtatatatatttttcaagtatataactttctagtttttaatttaagtagatgtatattataagtatattcttagtaaattttaggtatattcctaacttaatataagtaaaaatatgaacacaagtaaatagaagaaagctcaatgagccatatattttattcattattggataacatttatttgcaagttgtagtttttttttttaacttgcaaataacaCATGAGTtgtaaagaaatagtagaataataaaatcaccaattctgaatcatttcgttaatttcccccatatcatattcggccatggagatatcttcaaagtcttccatttggtccggtttgctatcaaatcttcaatttcttcctcttcgccttcctccgcttctaagttttggttgcgtcgctccgatctaatccaatcgcgaatgcacactagtacttgcaagctaaagccggataatgagtgtctatggtctccaatttgttgtcttccttggctaaatgcgctctccaaagccacggttgatacttgaaccgtaaggatatctcgagccattcttgagagtatcggatgacttgccttgtacttcttccaccatgctaagacgtccaattCATCCAattccttgatatccacatttgtcgcatcaaataaaagttatattcatcaaagtttgcactagAAGAAGGAGTTGGTtttgtgaatgtaaaacttttaaatgcgataaacccgacaagccctttttgctactttgagaagtagtcgggcgtggagcaacgggtgtagcacgttcttccaaattagaataatgagtaaaaaaaattctaaactcatcatcaatagcgagttcggcttcagctaaagatggttgaactcccgcttcaatttctaaaaatgtataaatttgaccaaccaatgctttagtataagacacttttaaacaaggatttaaagaaagaacccaatataaataaagttgggatgggaaaaaaatacttcttaaatttgattatcattacaaaaatagccgcttgataaccgtgtttatatttatactcttgtaaaactctaacTATTttcgctaagtaggctaaaatttcggttaccgtgggatagaattgtctagaaaaagcaagagttgcattataaaaaatttctaagagttcaatacattctttaacattcccaatgcgtaaaatttaaccaatcatcactattaatattatatttgttgtgaacttgttgtatgggagtcctatactcatatgcttgttgtagcataatgtaagtgtagttccacctagtctcaatttctacttgaattttcctaagtctaaggttattttccacataagcattcttaaaatctctaagcCTTCCCCTATTATCATTACAAAAAAAAACGCAACCGcatctctaactttttgaacagaatcatcaaaatagtcaagaccatctttaacaattaaatttaaaatgtgacaactacatctcacatgaaaaatattttttagcggagggtttaattctctttttaaaagaccaatcgcctttgtattattagaagcattatctaaagcaatacaaagtgtttttctataaatattaaaaaatctcataatagtagatattgaatccgctaaaaattttccatcgtgacgaccttttccttcatcatataaaaaagctataattcttttttgtataatccaattgtcatcaacccaatgacatgtaa from Lycium ferocissimum isolate CSIRO_LF1 chromosome 2, AGI_CSIRO_Lferr_CH_V1, whole genome shotgun sequence includes:
- the LOC132034828 gene encoding rac-like GTP-binding protein ARAC1 isoform X2, which codes for MSASRFIKCVTVGDGAVGKTCLLISYTSNTFPTDYVPTVFDNFSANVVVNGATVNLGLWDTAGQEDYNRLRPLSYRGADVFILAFSLISKASYENVSKKWIPELKHYAPGVPIVLVGTKLDLRDDKQFFIDHPGAVPITTAQNVKGVFDAAIKVVLQPPKAKKKKGKSQRACSIL
- the LOC132034828 gene encoding rac-like GTP-binding protein ARAC1 isoform X1, translating into MSASRFIKCVTVGDGAVGKTCLLISYTSNTFPTDYVPTVFDNFSANVVVNGATVNLGLWDTAGQEDYNRLRPLSYRGADVFILAFSLISKASYENVSKKWIPELKHYAPGVPIVLVGTKLDLRDDKQFFIDHPGAVPITTAQGEELRKTINAPSYIECSSKTQENVKGVFDAAIKVVLQPPKAKKKKGKSQRACSIL